A genomic region of Raphanus sativus cultivar WK10039 chromosome 6, ASM80110v3, whole genome shotgun sequence contains the following coding sequences:
- the LOC108807387 gene encoding leucine-rich repeat extensin-like protein 6 — MREEPFFIQCRFLASCFIFFLVLLPQAFTYNTPLINPCSVHGPHWPPPIANPRLFKAYKALQAWKFTITSDPNGFTSNWCGPNVCNYTGVFCAQALDNPYVLTVAGIDLNRANIAGYLPVELGLLTDLALFHINSNRFEGQLPKSLNCLKLLHELDVSNNKLSGEFPSVIFSLPSLKFLDIRFNDFYGDVPSQLFDLNLDALFINNNKFRFRLPKNIGNSQVSVLVLANNDLQGSCLPPSFYKMGKTLHEVILTNSQISGCLNREVGLLNQLTVFDVSFNNLVGSLPETMGDMKSLEQLNIEHNKFSGHIPESICRLPNLENFTYSDNFFSGEPPVCLRLQEFDDRRNCLPLRPMQRSPEECKSFSSYPINCASFGCSPPSPPPPPPPPSPPPPSPPPPYVYPSPPPPPYVYPPPPCTFPTPVHY, encoded by the coding sequence ATGAGAGAAGAACCTTTCTTCATCCAATGCCGTTTCTTGGCCTcttgtttcatcttcttcctcgtccttcTTCCTCAAGCTTTCACTTACAACACTCCTCTCATCAACCCATGCTCCGTTCATGGTCCTCACTGGCCTCCTCCGATCGCAAACCCAAGGCTCTTTAAAGCTTACAAAGCCCTACAAGCTTGGAAATTCACTATAACTTCAGACCCAAATGGCTTCACTTCTAATTGGTGCGGTCCTAATGTTTGTAACTACACGGGTGTGTTCTGTGCACAGGCTTTAGACAACCCTTACGTCTTAACCGTAGCCGGTATTGACTTAAACCGGGCCAACATCGCCGGTTATCTCCCGGTAGAGCTCGGTCTCTTAACCGATCTCGCCTTATTCCACATCAATTCCAACCGTTTTGAAGGTCAACTCCCTAAATCTCTAAACTGCCTCAAGCTTCTTCACGAGCTTGACGTCAGCAACAACAAACTCTCCGGCGAGTTTCCTTCAGTCATCTTCTCTTTACCTTCTTTGAAGTTTCTCGACATTAGGTTTAATGATTTCTACGGCGATGTTCCTAGCCAACTCTTTGACCTAAACCTTGACGCTCTCTTCATTAACAACAACAAGTTCCGGTTTAGGCTACCGAAAAACATCGGAAACTCTCAGGTTTCGGTTCTTGTCTTAGCCAACAACGATCTCCAAGGATCTTGTCTACCTCCCAGTTTCTACAAAATGGGGAAAACGTTGCACGAGGTTATTCTCACCAATAGTCAGATTAGCGGTTGTTTAAACCGGGAAGTCGGTTTGCTAAACCAGTTAACGGTTTTCGACGTGAGTTTCAACAACTTGGTGGGTTCGTTGCCCGAGACAATGGGTGATATGAAGAGTTTAGAGCAGTTAAACATCGAGCATAACAAATTCTCCGGTCACATTCCGGAGAGCATCTGCCGGTTACCGAATCTTGAGAACTTCACTTACTCGGATAACTTCTTCTCCGGCGAGCCACCCGTTTGTCTGAGGCTTCAGGAGTTTGATGATCGTAGAAACTGTTTACCTTTAAGACCAATGCAACGGTCTCCCGAAGAATGtaaatctttttcttcttatccTATAAATTGTGCTTCTTTCGGCTGCTCTCCACCTagtccacctcctcctcctccaccaccttcACCGCCACCACCATCGCCGCCACCACCGTATGTGTATCCGTCGCCTCCTCCGCCACCATATGTGTATCCTCCACCACCGTGTACTTTTCCAACACCGGTGCATTACTAA